A genomic region of Aspergillus oryzae RIB40 DNA, chromosome 1 contains the following coding sequences:
- a CDS encoding uncharacterized protein (predicted protein), whose protein sequence is MQSAEPMSQTLEELQEKTDMVEYPQTLKYIRGALTKSKLRNFIQQLPLIGFARPAPSTSDKWAPTEHDGSFYDTFKKLLEQSNQASDADAPAELPKMNDLTKRLGLQFEKVFGQIALTQRRGLHLPFTQIVTKISLILSCATRYHAPDKRRREIVLTITLGCWRTKIIHSFETYTYV, encoded by the exons ATGCAGAGCGCAGAACCCATGTCCCAGACGCTGGAAGAGCTACAGGAAAAAACGGACATGGTTGAATATCCACAGACTCTGAAGTATATCAGAGGCGCGTTAACCAAGAGCAAACTGCGAAACTTCATTCAGCAACTGCCCCTGATCGGGTTTGCAAGGCCGGCCCCCAGCACTTCAGACAAGTGGGCACCAACCGAACACGATGGGTCATTCTATGACACGTTTAAGAAATTGCTGGAGCAGAGCAACCAAGCCTCCGATGCTGATGCTCCAGCTGAACTACCGAAGATGAATGACCTAACAAAGCGTCTCGGGCTACAGTTCGAAAAGGTCTTTGGGCAGATCGCTTTGACACAGCGTAGAG GTCTCCACTTGCCCTTCACCCAGATTGTGACAAAGATATCGTTGATCTTGTCATGCGCTACGAGGTACCACGCCCCTGATAAGCGTAGGCGAGAAATAGTGCTCACCATAACCCTAGGATGTTGGAGAACAAAGATT ATCCATTCGTTCGAAACATATACGTACGTATAA